CCGTGGTGGCATGCGCCGAGGTGCTCAGTGTTGAGAAGCGGTCTCGGGCACGGGCCGTATAGTCCCAGGGGTGCCTCATGGCAGGAGAACTCAGATGACGCGTCTCGCAGCAGCGGCAGTGGCGTTGATGGTGTTCGCAGGCGGAGTGGTGGGCGAGGTTCAGCCGGCGCCAGCACCCGCGACGAACGTCGCCCCCGCCGCCAAGCCCGACGCCGCGGCCATGGCCGCGAAGGCCATCGCCTACCTCAAGAGCCAGCAGGACCAGGCCAGCGGCGGCTGGGCCGTCAACCCGCAGGGGCCGAGTTTCCCGGCGATCACCGGGCTGGTGGTATCGGGGATGCTGTCGGACCCGAGCATCAAGCAGGACGACCCGGCGGTAGCCGCGGGCGTTAAGTACATGCTCGACAAGGTGCAGCCCGACGGCGGCATCTACGACAAGGTGCTGCCCACGTACAACACGGCCATCTGCCTCTCGGCGCTCTCAAAGGTGAGCAGCCCGCCGCAGGTGAAGTCCGTCATCAAGAACGCGCAGGACTTCCTCAAGACCCTCCAGTTCGGCGAGGGCGCCGTTGTCCGCCCGGACCTCAGCGAGTCCGCCCGCCCCGTCGACAAGTCGCACGCCTTCTACGGCGGCTGGGGCTACGGCAGGCACGGCCGGCCCGACCTCTCCAACACCGGCTTCGTGCTCGAGGGCCTGCGCGACTCCGGCGTGCCAAGCGATGACCCCGCGTTCCAGCGGGCGCTCGTGTTCCTCCAGCGCACGCAGATGATCGAGCAGCACGACGGCATGAAGATCAACGAGGCGCCGTACGCCAAGGGCAGCAGGCAGGGCGGCTTCATCTACGCCACCAGCGTCAACAAGGACGAGGTCGGCGTCGGCCAGACGCAATCGACCCTCGGCCCTGTCGAGGAGACCCTCGACGACGGCACCAAGGTCAGCCGCCTGCGCGCCTACGGCTCGATGACCTACGCCGGCTTCAAGAGCTACGTGTACGCCGGGCTCAAGAAGGACGACCCCCGCGTGCAGGCCGCGATGGACTGGATCAGCCGCAACTACACCCTGACCGAGAACCCCGGCGCGGGCGAGGACGGCCTGTACTACTACTACGTGATCTTCGCCCGCGCCATGCAGGCCCACGGCGAGCCGATCATCCGCGTCGTCAACAAGGACGGCTCCACCACCGAACGCCGCTGGGCCGCGGACCTGGTCGAGCAGCTCGCCAAGCTCCAGGAGCCCGACGGCTCATTCCGCCCCATGAAGGACGGCGCCCGCTGGATGGAGGACAACAAGGTGCTCATCACAGCGTACTCGCTGGTCGCGCTGGAGGCCGCCCGCGCGGACCTCGAAAAGCACCCGGTGAAGTGAGTGGAATGCGAAGAAAGCCCAGGGATCATGATCCCTGGGCTTTGGGATGGCTACTTGATCGCGACCAGCACCCCGATCTGCACCGCGGTGATGGTGCCGTTGTGCAGCGCGTGCGCCAGCATCGGCCCGATGATGCTCCCGCGCCACTCCCGCAGGTAGCCGTACACCAGCCCGCCCAGCGCCACCTGGATGATGCCCTGCGTGCCGTACGGGTGCACGATCCCGAAGATCACCGCGCTGCTCAGCACGCGGGCGACCAGCGGGAGCTTCGTGGGGAACGCCCGGTGCAGGCAGCCGCGGAAGAAGATCTCCTCGAACACCGGCGCCCAGATGCACGCGCTGATGGCCCCGAAGATTACAGGGATCCAGCTGTTGCTCAGCGGCTGCTCGAACATCGGGAACCTGGTATCCGTCGCCGGGTCCTCGCCAGCATCACCGGTGAACATGCCCAGCAGCAGGTAGTACCCAAAGAGCAGTGCCACACCCGCGAAGTACCCCACCAGCCCTGCCGAGATCTCGCGCCCGATCCCGTCCTCACCCGCGGTCAGCCCGATGTCAACGCGCAGCTCCTCCGCCGTCACCCCCCGCAGCAGTGGGCAGAACACCGCCAGCACGGCCGTCCACAGCATCAGCTCGTGCACCACGAACGCCCACGCCGCCGTCTCCCCGAGCAGAAGCAGGCCCACGCAATCCATGGTCACAAAGCCCAGCAGGAACAGCGCGAACGCCTCCGCGTACACGTGGCGCGGCACCGTTGTTACCGGGATGCCGTGGCTGTGCCCGCGCATCTTCAGGAGCAGGATCACGGCCAGGACCACGCCAAGGAACAGCCCGACCCATTCCCACAGATTGATGAGCGTTCGCAGGGTGCTGAGCTTCCCCGCACCGGTCATCGTCGCCCACCGCAGCGGCTCGCCCGCGGGCTGCTGGTGCGAAAGCGCGAGGTCGGCGAACCACTCGTGGCGCGAGCGAAGCGACTCCTGCACCTCCGCCGGCAGCGGCTCGAGCCTCCCCTTCGCGGCATTCTCGTACCACGGCTTCAGCCACCCGATGTCCCTGGCCAGGTCCCCGCCCGGGCTCGCCTCTTCCGAGAGTTTCTGGAGCCGCTGGGCCGTCTCCGCCGGTCCGAGCAGTTCCCCGGCGACGATGGCCGCGCGGAACCGGTCGGTGCGGCTGACCGCCAGCCTGTCGATGTCGGTGATCGCCTCCCTCGCGACCTCGCGCGGGACTGCGATCCCGTCCCAGCGGTCCGGATGCTCGATGTCACCCCAAGGCTGCCGGCTCGACTTACCTGAAGGGTCGTTGCGGTGCAGTACGTGGAATACCTGCTTTACCAGCATCTTCGACGTGACGGTCAGGTCCGCGACGCCCGGGTCGGGCACGTCCTCACTCCGAACGACCTCCGCCATCGGCGCGTTGGTCGTCTGCGAGTGGAACGACGACGTCAGCTGCTGAAGCAGGATGACCAGCGGGAGCAGGACGAGCACGGCGATCGGCGCTGCCCGCTTCATCCATACGTTGAAAGGGTCATCCTCTTTGTAGGCCGAAGGGAAAAGAGACATGCAGGGGCAGGATAACAGGAGCCCGGCTTACCGACGCGGCCCGGAGCTTTTCCGCCCTCTGAAGTGCTCGGCCTCGGCCTTGGCAGCCGCGACCATTGCCTTCCGCAGCCTCTCGAACTCCTCGACGTCCGCGTCTTCTTCGAACTCGTACGAACCATCGCTGAACGAGAACTTGCCCGCCCTAGCATGCAGGAACTCGAGATAAGCGACCGTCGCATCAGCCGTCTGGGTGCGGAACTCGCAGTCCTTGACGGCATCGCCCAAGTCACCCAGTTCGCCGCGGAACTCGGCGACGAGCCTCCCGAGGTGCTCGTCCGGGCACCCTTCCTGCCGGAGCACTTGAAGGTACTTGGCCTCGGCGCTCGTGATGATGGCGCAGTTGTTGCGGTTGCTGCCCTGCATCGCTTTCGCCAGCGTCAGGCGGCTGGCAATTTCGGCGTCCTCCGTGAGAGTTGCCGGCCTGACCCCGCCCGCAGCCGCAAATGCATCGGCGTCGGCGCGGTACTTCTTTGCGCCCGCGATCATGTCGTCCGCGAATCGGCGCGACGCGCGCTTTGAAGCTTCTACCGCTTTCTGCCCCTCCGCGACGAGCTGCCGGCCCCGCTCGACGTTCTCCGCACGCCTGACGGAGATCCAACCCAGAAACCCAAAGAAGGCAAGCATGCACACCACGAGCGTGATGTTAAAGACGCGATTCGACTTCCCCGAGATCCCGTACGCGATCGCTGACACGATGAGCCCCACGAGGATCGCCGCGACCGGCGTGAGGACGCCCACGAAGGTCGCGTTCACCTCCGCCTTCCCGGTCAGCACGCCCGTCACCCACAGGGATGCCAGAACCGCCGCGCCCATCAGCAGTGCCGGCGCTGGATGGAGGCGCAGGCGATGGGCGCGCTTCGGAGCCGCCCCGGGTTCACCAGCGGGCTTCCCTTCGGTCGGTCCGCTCACGGCCTTACCCCCGGCACCGCCCCGCGCTCCGTGATTTCGCGCTGCACTTCCTCCACAAACCGCGCCAGCGGCATCGCCCCCAGGTCCTTCTCAATGCCGCGGCAGCGCACCGAGACGTTGCCGCCCTCGGCGTCGCGCGGGCCGACGATGAGCATGTAGGGCACCTTCATGTCCGCCGCTTCCTTCACCTTGCCCTGGATGCGGTCAGGCCCCGCGTCGATGGTGGCGCGCACGCCGACGGCCTTGAGCGCCTCGAGCACCTTGTGGGCGTACTCGTTGGTCTTTTCGCTGATGGGCAGCACGCGGACCTGCTCGGGCGCCAGCCAGGTGGGGAACGCGCCGGCGAAGTGCTCGATGAGCACGCCGCAGAACCGTTCCATGCTGCCGAACGGCGCGCGGTGGATCACCACGGGCCGGTGCGGCTTGTTGTCAGGGCCGACGTACGACAGGTCGAAGCGGATCGCCATGTTGTAATCGACCTGCACGGTGCCGAGCTGCCACTCGCGACCGATCACGTCCTTCACCACGAAGTCGATCTTGGGCCCATAGAACGCGGCCTCGCCCGGCTCCTTGCTGAACGGCACGCCCAGCGACTCTGCGGCGGCGATGCAGGCGGCTTCCGCCTTGTCCCAGTTCTCCTTGGTGCCGGTGTACTTGTTGCTGTCGGGGTCGCGCAGGCCGACGCGGACGCGGTAGTCCTTCATACCCAGCACGTTGAAGATGATCTTGACCAGCGACAGGCAGCCCTGCACCTCCGCGGGGATCTGATCCTCGGTGCAGAACAGGTGCGCGTCGTCCTGGGTGAAGCCGCGCACGCGGGTCATGCCGTTGAGCTCGCCCGACTGCTCCCAGCGGTAGACGGTGCCGAACTCCGCCAGCCGCACCGGCATGTCGCGGTAGGAGTGGGGGGCCGAGGCGAAGATCTTTGCGTGGTGCGGGCAGTTCATGGGCTTGAGCATGAACCCCTCGACCAGCTGATCGTCGGGCATCACGCGCGACTTCTCGATGGTCTCCTTGCCGGTTCGCTCGTTGATGCCGCGGGCCAGCCGCTCCGACACACCTTCGACGCGGTGCATCACCTCTGAGCACGAGCAGGTGGCGAGGCGGTCGAGGGTGTCGCGCTCGATGATCGGGGGGAACTGGCTGTCCTTGTAGTACGGGAAGTGGCCCGAGGTCTTGTACAGCTCCAGACTGCCGATGTGCGGGGTGAACACCTCGGTGTAGCCCTGTTTCTTGAGCTCGGCTGCGATGAAGGTCTGCAGCTCCTTCCGCACGATCGAGCCGTTGGGGGTCCACAGGATCAGCCCCTGCCCCACGGCCTCATCGATATGGAACAGCCGCAGGTTCTTGCCAATGACGCGGTGGTCGCGGGCCTTGGCCTGCTCGAGCTGGTTGAGGTACGCATCAAGATCGGCCTGGCTGGCGAACGCGGTGCCGTACACGCGGATGAGGCGGTCGGAGTTCTCGTCGCCGTGCCAATAGCTCGAGGCGAGCGACATCACGCGGGCCGCGCCGATGCGCCCGGTCGAGGGCACGTGCGGGCCGCGGCAGAGGTCTTCCCAGTTCTTGCCCGGCTCGCCGGTGGCGTAGAACGAGAGCGCGTTGCCCCTGGTGGCACCGGTCTCCTGACCGGTGTTCTTTTCGGCCTGCTTCGGACCCTTGTACACGCTGCTGGGCATCCCCAGCGCCCGCTCCGCGTTGTCGACCTTGTACTTGTTGCCCTCGGCGCGGAGCTTCTGCAGCCCCTGCTGCGAGTCGATCTCGTAGCGGGTGAACCGGCGGTCCTCCTTCACGATCTCTGCGATCCGCCTGTTGATCGCCTCGAACTGCTCGCTGGAGATCTTCTTGCCCTCGGGCACATACATGTCGTAGAAGAAGCCGGTGTCGGTGGGGGGGCCGTACGCGAGCAGCACGTCCTTGCCGATCACGTCCTGGATGGCCTCGGCCATCACGTGCGCGGCCGAGTGCCGCATGAGGTACAGGGCGTCGGCACTGGCCTGCTGCCCCGCACGCGGCGCGGTGACGATCTCGAGCTTCGCGTCGCTGGTGATGGGTGCCGAGAGGTCGCGCAGCTGGCCGTCAACCTTGACGCCGATCGCGGCCTTGGCGAGGCCCGCGCCGATGCTGGCGGCGACCTCCGCGCCGGTCACGGGTTGATCGAAGGACTTGGTCTTGCCGTCGGGGAGGGTGATGGTGGGCATGGGCAAATCCGCAAAGGGCAAAGGGCAAAGGGCAAATAGGAATCGGCAGATTAGCTGGGATTGCTGGGGGCGTAGAGGCGGAGGGCTTCGCACTCGGGGCAGCGGTAGGCGACGACCTTGTAGCCCTGTTTGACCTGCGAGCGCTTCGCGTCCCCGGACCAGAAGCTCGCTTCCGGCGTGCCGGGGCACCAGCGCGGCAGGTGGATGGAGTCATAGTGTCCCATGTCGGTCAGGAATCCGGGCTCCATTTCCTTCTGGCACACGAGGCACACAGGTTTACCCGCCATTGGTCGAAACTCCTGCTACGAAAAAAGCCCGGTCATTGCCGGGCTTTGTGGGATCGGTGCTGGCCGCGGTTGCCGGTTAGCCGCGGTGTCGGTCAGGGGTCGTCGTCGTAGTCGTGGTGGTGTTTGCCCGCATACTGGCCAAGCGTAGGCACGCACTGCTCCGCGGGTCAGGCGGAGGCGCTCCCGCACTCAGGGCACGCTGTAGAGGGCGGCAGCCCCGTGCGGTCGTACCCGCACCGGCACCTCGCGGGGCCGCTCAGCGTTCGGTTGATCACCACCCGCCGCAGGGCCTCCCAGGAGAGGGCTCCCGCCGCGACCGCCGGCACGACCGCACACAAAGCGGCGATCGCATCGCCCCCGCGCCCGTGCAGTTTCGCTGTGAGCCCGGTTCTGACCAGCACCATGGGCAGTATCACCAGAACCGCGAACGTGACCACCATGAACAGGAAGAGGCCAACCGTTGCGCACCAGCCGCTGTTGAACCGCTGGAGGTAGTGCCACCGCTCCCTCTTTGGCAGGTGAGCCAATGCCGGGTGCTTCATGGGCGAGCGGAGGTCCATTGGATGATCACCAGTGCCGTCACGCTGCTACTTCGCCATACCCACCACCGCGTCCACCATCTTGCCGATGCCCTCGAACACCTCGTGCGGCCGGGCGTCGAACATGTACGCGGGCGTCGTCACGACGCGGTTGACCTCGTCGGTGTAGGCCTCGGCCACGCTGCGGGGCACGTGCGTCGCCCCCATCGTCTTGATCGCCTCGGCGGTCTGCTCGTCGGTGCCGATGGTGACTTTCACGCCCGGGCCATCCTTCCGCGTGCCGAGCACCCGGGCCGCGAGCACCGGCGCGATGCAGCACAGGCCCACTGGCTTCTTTGCGCCGTGGAAGGCCTTGAGGACGCGGCTGATGTCGGGCAGCACCTCGCAGTCATGGCCCTTGCTGGCGAAGTCGCACAGGTTCTTGGCCGCGCCGTAACCGCCGGGCAGGATGGCCGCGGAGAACTGGGCGGGGTCGAGCTTTTCGAGCGGCGTGATCTCACCGCGCGTGATCCGCGCCGCCTCCACCATCATGTTCCGGGTGTGGCCGGGCTGGGCTTTGTTGGTCGCGTGGTTCACCACGTCCTGCTGCGGGGCATCGGGCGCGAAGCACCGGAACTCGCGCCCGTGCTTCGACAGGTGGATGAGGATGCTCACCGCCTCCTGGATCTCGCTGCCGTCCATCTTGCCGCAACCAGACAGAATCACCGCGATTGGGAGAGGCATGGTGTGCTCCTGGATTGCAGATAGTACATCGCTGACGCGAAGGCCCTACCGCGGAGGTTGCGGAGTAGGCGGAGTTCCGCGGAGAAAAAACTAGATCAGAGTTTCAGACTCCGCGCGACTCCGCCCCCTCCGCGAAACTTCCGCGGTGGTGCCTTGAACTCCCGCTCAGAGCCGCAGCCCACCCACGAGGTCCCCGATGCTCGCCGCGTGCTGCCGCGTGAGCCACTTTTCCAACCCTATGGCCACCTTGTGCGGCGTCTTGGGGTCCGCAAACAGGGCCGTGCCGATCTGCACTGCGCTCGCCCCCGCCAGAATGAACTCCGCCGCGTGGTGCCAGCGCGTCACGCCGCCGATCCCGATCAGCGGCGTCTGCGTCTGCTTGGCGATGGTCCGGTGCACGTCGTACACCAGCTTTACGGCGACATTGTGCACCGCCGGGCCCGAGAGCCCGCCCGTCACGTTCGCCAAACGCGGCCGTCTCGTCTCCACATCAATCGCCATCGCGGGGATCGTGTTGCTGATGCACAGCCCATCCGCCCCCGGGCGCGAGTTAGGCCCGCCCGGCTCGCCACCGGGTTCGATGGCGGCGCGGGCGATCTCCGCCATGCCTGGCTTGCCGCTGGCGATGGGCGAGAGCTTTACGAACAGCCGCTTGGTCTTCAGCACCGGGCGCACCTCGCGGATGAGCTGCGAGAGCTGCTCGGTATCCGCCGAGAACTCGCACCCGCCGTGCACGTTCGGGCACGACACGTTGAGCTCCAGCGCCGGGATCGACGGGATCGGCTCCAGCGCCGCCGCCACGCGGCAGTAGTCCTCGATCGAGTACCCCGCCACCGACGCGATCACCGTCGTCGGCACCTGCGGTACCCGCGGTGCGTAATCGCGCACGAAGGCGTCCACGCCCACGTTCGCCAGCCCGATCGCGTTCAGCATCCCCGCGTCCGTCGGCAGGATGCGCCACGTCTGGTTTCCGTCGCGTGGCTGGGCGGTGATCGACTTGGTCACCACCGCGCCCACCCGCGAGAGGTCGAGCACATCGGCGAGCTCGCTCAGCGTCCCCGCGGTCCCGGCCGCGAGCATTATGGGCGAGAACAGCGGGATCCCGGCAAGATTGGTGGAGAGCGAGGGCACGCCCAGAGCGTACCCGGCAGGATCAGCCGGGGTGCGACGGGTCACCGCCCGCGCCGCTTACTCCGACCGTCGAATCCACCCCGGAGGGTCGCTCGCCGGGAACGACTCCTCCGAGGCTTCCGTCACCACGTCATCGATGTTCGCTGCGTTCCCGCCCTTCCGCTCGCCGCTCTCCTCCCTGGCCACGGGCTCGGGCTTGGGGTACTGGTGCGGCGGCGGGTTGATCTCCCGCCCCGGCGTGTTCGTCGGCTGGGCCGACGCCGGTGACGGGCTGGTGGTGGGGGTGTTGTAATCGGACGAGGTGGGGCGCTTGCCCTCGCTCTCCCGGTTGTGCTCGTACTGCGGGCTGCGGTCCTGCATGGAGTCCTCCTTTGGTCTCTTCATACGCGACCGGTACAAGCGCGGCCGGTAGTCGAGGTCAGCAGAGTCTCAACTCAGCGGGAATCGGATTGAGGAACACCAAGTGGGGCACACGCACCCGGGCCAAACACGGGAGATTCATCGATGCCTTAGCGGTGGCAGTGAGAGTGTGGGTTCAGGAGCGGTGTTCACATCAAGCACAGAGCCCGCACGCGGTTACAGCGGGCACATCACAAGGAAGAAACGCATGAAACGCATCGCAGTTCTCACCATCGGGGCGATGATGCTGGCCGGCTTCACGGCCTGCGAGCAGTCCAACGACAACAACGCCGCCCGGCGCGGCAACGTGCAGCGCAACCAGGGCACCACCACGACGACGCCCAGCCCCAGCGCGACCAACAACGACCTCAACACCGGCGCCGGCAGCAACCGTGGCACCAGCGGGTCCAGCGGTAGCAGCCAGACCGCCATGCACACGCAGATGCTGACTCAGTGGAAGTCAGAGATCGGCGACGTGCAGACCCGCGTGCAGGGCCTGCAGACGCGCATCGACAGCTACCAGGGCACCGACAAGGACCAGATCCAGCAGCAGTACAAGGACCTCCAGCAGCAGGTCCAGCAGCTGAACACCCAGGTGCAGACCTTCAACGTCAGCGACACCGGCAGCTTCGATCAGTTCAAGAATGACTTCACCACCAAGATGAACCAGATCAACCAGCAGCACCAGCAGCTGGAGCAGAAGCTGAACCAGGCGCCGATGAGCGACCCCAGCACCCCGCCCTCGGATACGCAGCCGACCGAACCGGCCCAGCCCGAGAGCGACCCCGCGACGCCGCGCAACCCCTGAGCCGCGCCGCGTGACACTTGAACAGAGCTGAAGACCAGGGCCCCCTCGCGGGAGGGGGCTTCTTTCGTTTTGCTCCGCGATGCACTTGCCGCACCCGCAGGCTGTTTCACCGCTCCGGTGTATCCGGGCTGTTCAGCGGCGTCGCCCCGAACCCGCCCGTGTCGTGCGATTGATCGGACTGCTGCTGGTGCGGCCGCGGCAGCGGCGGCGTAAACCCCCGCTCCTCGTCGGCGGGGTTGTAGCAGCCCGCGATCGGCAGCAGCACGAGGCACGTCACGACGGCGATGGATCGCATGCCTCAAAGGTGCCACAGGTTGGGCTACTCGCACACGGACCACGACCGTCCGGGCACGGTCGTGCCAGGTTCCCCGCGAATGAAGCTGGATTCGACCCGGTCACACGCGAGCCGGTGGGTTGGGCGGGGTATGGTGTAGGCATGAGCGGGGCCCAGCAAGTGCTGACATGGACGGTGCTTCTCTCCCGGTGGATGGAGTTCGCCAAGTCCTCCGTTGCCCTGCCCAAGGGCGGCGAGGCCGGACGCGTTCGGCGGGCCGTGCCCGCC
The sequence above is drawn from the Phycisphaerales bacterium genome and encodes:
- a CDS encoding prenyltransferase/squalene oxidase repeat-containing protein, with amino-acid sequence MTRLAAAAVALMVFAGGVVGEVQPAPAPATNVAPAAKPDAAAMAAKAIAYLKSQQDQASGGWAVNPQGPSFPAITGLVVSGMLSDPSIKQDDPAVAAGVKYMLDKVQPDGGIYDKVLPTYNTAICLSALSKVSSPPQVKSVIKNAQDFLKTLQFGEGAVVRPDLSESARPVDKSHAFYGGWGYGRHGRPDLSNTGFVLEGLRDSGVPSDDPAFQRALVFLQRTQMIEQHDGMKINEAPYAKGSRQGGFIYATSVNKDEVGVGQTQSTLGPVEETLDDGTKVSRLRAYGSMTYAGFKSYVYAGLKKDDPRVQAAMDWISRNYTLTENPGAGEDGLYYYYVIFARAMQAHGEPIIRVVNKDGSTTERRWAADLVEQLAKLQEPDGSFRPMKDGARWMEDNKVLITAYSLVALEAARADLEKHPVK
- a CDS encoding CPBP family glutamic-type intramembrane protease, whose translation is MSLFPSAYKEDDPFNVWMKRAAPIAVLVLLPLVILLQQLTSSFHSQTTNAPMAEVVRSEDVPDPGVADLTVTSKMLVKQVFHVLHRNDPSGKSSRQPWGDIEHPDRWDGIAVPREVAREAITDIDRLAVSRTDRFRAAIVAGELLGPAETAQRLQKLSEEASPGGDLARDIGWLKPWYENAAKGRLEPLPAEVQESLRSRHEWFADLALSHQQPAGEPLRWATMTGAGKLSTLRTLINLWEWVGLFLGVVLAVILLLKMRGHSHGIPVTTVPRHVYAEAFALFLLGFVTMDCVGLLLLGETAAWAFVVHELMLWTAVLAVFCPLLRGVTAEELRVDIGLTAGEDGIGREISAGLVGYFAGVALLFGYYLLLGMFTGDAGEDPATDTRFPMFEQPLSNSWIPVIFGAISACIWAPVFEEIFFRGCLHRAFPTKLPLVARVLSSAVIFGIVHPYGTQGIIQVALGGLVYGYLREWRGSIIGPMLAHALHNGTITAVQIGVLVAIK
- the thrS gene encoding threonine--tRNA ligase, whose protein sequence is MPTITLPDGKTKSFDQPVTGAEVAASIGAGLAKAAIGVKVDGQLRDLSAPITSDAKLEIVTAPRAGQQASADALYLMRHSAAHVMAEAIQDVIGKDVLLAYGPPTDTGFFYDMYVPEGKKISSEQFEAINRRIAEIVKEDRRFTRYEIDSQQGLQKLRAEGNKYKVDNAERALGMPSSVYKGPKQAEKNTGQETGATRGNALSFYATGEPGKNWEDLCRGPHVPSTGRIGAARVMSLASSYWHGDENSDRLIRVYGTAFASQADLDAYLNQLEQAKARDHRVIGKNLRLFHIDEAVGQGLILWTPNGSIVRKELQTFIAAELKKQGYTEVFTPHIGSLELYKTSGHFPYYKDSQFPPIIERDTLDRLATCSCSEVMHRVEGVSERLARGINERTGKETIEKSRVMPDDQLVEGFMLKPMNCPHHAKIFASAPHSYRDMPVRLAEFGTVYRWEQSGELNGMTRVRGFTQDDAHLFCTEDQIPAEVQGCLSLVKIIFNVLGMKDYRVRVGLRDPDSNKYTGTKENWDKAEAACIAAAESLGVPFSKEPGEAAFYGPKIDFVVKDVIGREWQLGTVQVDYNMAIRFDLSYVGPDNKPHRPVVIHRAPFGSMERFCGVLIEHFAGAFPTWLAPEQVRVLPISEKTNEYAHKVLEALKAVGVRATIDAGPDRIQGKVKEAADMKVPYMLIVGPRDAEGGNVSVRCRGIEKDLGAMPLARFVEEVQREITERGAVPGVRP
- a CDS encoding PF20097 family protein, whose translation is MAGKPVCLVCQKEMEPGFLTDMGHYDSIHLPRWCPGTPEASFWSGDAKRSQVKQGYKVVAYRCPECEALRLYAPSNPS
- the elbB gene encoding isoprenoid biosynthesis glyoxalase ElbB, with the translated sequence MPLPIAVILSGCGKMDGSEIQEAVSILIHLSKHGREFRCFAPDAPQQDVVNHATNKAQPGHTRNMMVEAARITRGEITPLEKLDPAQFSAAILPGGYGAAKNLCDFASKGHDCEVLPDISRVLKAFHGAKKPVGLCCIAPVLAARVLGTRKDGPGVKVTIGTDEQTAEAIKTMGATHVPRSVAEAYTDEVNRVVTTPAYMFDARPHEVFEGIGKMVDAVVGMAK
- a CDS encoding dihydroorotate dehydrogenase, which codes for MPSLSTNLAGIPLFSPIMLAAGTAGTLSELADVLDLSRVGAVVTKSITAQPRDGNQTWRILPTDAGMLNAIGLANVGVDAFVRDYAPRVPQVPTTVIASVAGYSIEDYCRVAAALEPIPSIPALELNVSCPNVHGGCEFSADTEQLSQLIREVRPVLKTKRLFVKLSPIASGKPGMAEIARAAIEPGGEPGGPNSRPGADGLCISNTIPAMAIDVETRRPRLANVTGGLSGPAVHNVAVKLVYDVHRTIAKQTQTPLIGIGGVTRWHHAAEFILAGASAVQIGTALFADPKTPHKVAIGLEKWLTRQHAASIGDLVGGLRL